The following are from one region of the Hyla sarda isolate aHylSar1 chromosome 6, aHylSar1.hap1, whole genome shotgun sequence genome:
- the LOC130277565 gene encoding uncharacterized protein LOC130277565, with protein sequence MELKGLGFVPLLLAFWCAAWLATSYIMTVVLGHAASPLMSISDVGNFFPESILFRIGFIGTSIGTLVLTFLIYKYMVMHTEEFRGHQVLIQRILLAIVWASCFATAVMHVLSPEEYPRIHFVSTIISITCEALYYLGQSIQMYKLPGAKKVIHHSRCTCCGLTFACVVFYFGYETLKELFHNDEDWDEIREIPIIIIEWVMLLLILINIVTYYSTMQRLLLTVSRNSCTLSLRVKIDDFGV encoded by the exons atggagctaaaaggactggggttcgtccccctcctgttggcgttttggtgtgcggcctggcttgccaccagctacatcatgacggtcgtcctcggccatgcagcctcgccactgatgagcatcag tgacgtgggaaatttctttcccgaaagcatattattcagaattggattcatagggacgtccattggcactttggtattaacctttcttatttataagtatatggttatgcatactgaagagttcaggggtcatcaggtcctgatccagaggatcctgctggccattgtgtgggcctcctgttttgccacagctgttatgcatgtattgtcccccgaagaataccccaggatacactttgtcagcacgataatttccattacatgtgaagccttatactaccttgggcagtccatccagatgtataaattaccaggagcaaaaaaagtcatccaccatagtagatgcacatgctgtggcctgacttttgcctgtgtagttttctattttggatatgaaacattaaaggaattattccataatgatgaagactgggacgagatccgtgaaatccccatcataatcatcgagtgggtgatgcttctactgatcctgataaacatcgtgacctattattccaccatgcagaggttattgttgaccgtctccagaaacagctgcacactctctcttagagtaaaaattgatgacttcggggtgtag